One window of Aspergillus oryzae RIB40 DNA, chromosome 3 genomic DNA carries:
- a CDS encoding aldehyde dehydrogenase family protein (aldehyde dehydrogenase), with protein MSDVTVQLTAPNGRKYAQPIGLFINNEFVPSKSGEKFATINPADEKEIASVYAAGEEDIDIAVKAARKAFKDPSWKLLPPTDRGALMLKLADLIEQHREILATIETWDNGKPYSVSLSSDLGEVINTLRYYAGWADKVHGQTISTTPDKLAYTLRQPIGVVGQIIPWNFPLAMAAWKLGPALACGNTIVMKPAEQTPLSILYLATLIKEAGFPPGVINIVNGLGRVAGSALVTHPDVDKVAFTGSTLTGREVMKLAAGTLKNITLETGGKSPLVVFGDADIEQAAKWAHIGIMYNQGQVCTATSRILVHESIYDKFIELFKQEVASVSKVGDPFADDTFQGPQVTKAQYDRVLSYIEAGKSEGATLVAGGEPYKNVGDGKGFFIAPTIFTNVKDNMRIYREEVFGPFVVISSFAAEDEAVTRANDTTYGLGAAIFTKDIERAHRVASEIEAGMVWINSSNDSDFRVPFGGIKQSGIGRELGEAGLEAYSQVKAIHVNLGSKL; from the exons ATGTCGGACGTCACTGTACAATTGACGGCCCCCAATGGGCGTAAGTACGCTCAGCCCATTGGTCTGTTTATCAACAACGAGTTTGTTCCGTCCAAATCGGGCGAGAAGTTTGCCACGATCAACCCTGC agatgagaaagagattgcCTCTGTATATGCTGCGGGcgaggaagatattgacaTCGCCGTCAAGGCTGCCCGCAAGGCATTCAAGGATCCATCATGGAAGCTACTTCCACCAACGGACCGGGGCGCTTTGATGCTGAAGCTGGCAGATCTCATTGAACAGCACAGGGAGATTCTGGCTACCATTGAAACGTGGGATAATG GCAAGCCTTACTCTGTCTCCTTGAGCTCGGACCTGGGTGAGGTCATCAACACTCTTCGGTATTATGCTGGCTGGGCCGACAAGGTTCATGGCCAAACCATTAGCACCACGCCGGACAAGCTTGCCTACACCCTTCGTCAGCCAATTGGTGTAGTGGGCCAGATCATCCCATGGAACTTTCCCCTTGCCATGGCTGCATGGAAACTTGGCCCTGCGCTGGCTTGCGGTAATACCATTGTCATGAAGCCAGCTGAGCAGACACCCCTCAGCATTCTCTACCTCGCCACGCTCATCAAGGAAGCCGGATTCCCCCCGGGTGTTATCAATATCGTCAACGGCCTCGGAAGAGTTGCCGGCAGCGCCCTGGTGACCCACCCTGATGTCGATAAGGTTGCCTTTACCGGCTCAACCTTGACTGGCCGAGAGGTCATGAAGTTGGCCGCCGGTACTTTGAAAAACATCACCCTTGAAACCGGCGGTAAATCTCCCTTGGTCGTCTTTGGCGACGCAGATATTGAGCAGGCTGCTAAATGGGCGCACATCGGCATCATGTACAATCAAGGACAGGTCTGCACAGCAACTTCTCGTATCTTGGTCCACGAATCAATCTATGACAAGTTTATCGAGCTTTTCAAGCAAGAAGTGGCCTCGGTCAGCAAAGTTGGTGATCCCTTCGCCGACGACACCTTCCAGGGCCCTCAGGTCACCAAGGCACAGTACGACCGAGTCCTTTCGTACATCGAGGCTGGCAAATCCGAAGGAGCAACTCTCGTCGCTGGCGGCGAGCCTTACAAGAACGTCGGCGACGGCaagggcttcttcatcgcGCCAACCATCTTCACGAACGTCAAGGACAACATGCGTATCTATCGCGAGGAGGTCTTCGGCCCGTTCGTCGTTATTTCCAGCTTTGCtgctgaggatgaggccgTGACCCGCGCCAACGACACGACCTACGGACTGGGAGcagccatcttcaccaaagaTATTGAGCGGGCGCACCGCGTGGCCTCTGAGATCGAAGCGGGCATGGTCTGGATTAACAGCAGCAACGACAGCGACTTCCGCGTTCCCTTCGGTGGCATCAAGCAGAGCGGTATCGGCCGTGAGCTCGGCGAAGCCGGATTGGAAGCATACTCGCAGGTCAAGGCCATTCACGTCAACCTCGGATCCAAGCTGTAA
- a CDS encoding uncharacterized protein (uncharacterized conserved protein) produces MPVKKRKSESVPAAEENNSPKRAAVPDPATGEKRKRGRPRKYPEGSGPKPSPGPKRGRGRPRKDPSASTPSKPSTPKEGKRPVGRPRKYPAQNGADTPTDRSTQPKSESADAKAEDEADEDDSGRSYWLMKAEPESRLEKGVDVKFSIDDLASRSKPEPWDGVRNPAARNHIREMKKGDYAFFYHSNCKVPGVAGFMEIVQEHTPDESAFDPAHPYYDEKSSREDPKWDVVHVEFRRKFQNFVSLNDLKAHAKAGDPLENLQVLKQSRLSVSRVTKKEWDFILGLAKEKESSSSEGESAEETSE; encoded by the exons ATGCCAgtcaagaagcgcaagtcTGAAAGCGTGCCTGCGGCCGAAGAAAACAATTCCCCTAAAAGA GCTGCTGTCCCTGATCCAGCTactggagagaaaaggaagagaggtCGTCCTCGCAAGTACCCTGAAGGAAGTGGCCCCAAGCCTTCGCCGGGTCCTAAAAGGGGCCGGGGCCGTCCCCGCAAGGATCCGTCTGCCA GTACTCCCTCGAAACCGAGTACTCCTAAGGAGGGCAAGCGGCCAGTCGGAAGGCCTAGGAAGTATCCTGCTCAGAATGGAGCAGACACCCCGACAGACAGATCCACGCAACCGAAATCGGAGTCAGCAGATGCCAaggctgaggatgaggcggatgaagatgattccGGCCGCTCGTATTGGTTGATGAAAGCTGAGCCCGAGTCGCGCTTAGAGAAAGGGGTTGATGTTAAGTTCTCCATCGATGACTTGGCCTCGCGTAGCAAGCCAGAACCCTGGGATG GTGTGCGGAACCCTGCTG CAAGGAATCACATcagagagatgaagaagggcgACTACGCTTTCTTTTACCACTCCAACTGCAAAGTGCCTGGAGTTGCGGGCTTTATGGAGATTGTACAAGAACATACACCAGACG AGTCTGCCTTTGACCCTGCACACCCATACTACGACGAGAAATCTTCCCGAGAGGACCCCAAATGGGACGTGGTCCATGTCGAGTTCCGACGCAAGTTCCAGAACTTCGTCTCACTAAACGACCTCAAAGCTCACGCGAAGGCGGGAGATCCACTCGAGAACCTTCAGGTTCTGAAACAATCCCGGCTCAGTGTTTCCCGCGTTaccaagaaagaatgggACTTCATCCTAGGGTTAGCCAAGGAAAAGgagtcatcgtcatcggagGGAGAGAGCGCAGAAGAAACCAGCGAGTAG